A window of the Limanda limanda chromosome 8, fLimLim1.1, whole genome shotgun sequence genome harbors these coding sequences:
- the nox5 gene encoding NADPH oxidase 5, which produces MSLDEDARWLEWVTRQFQSIAGDNKEIDLQEFKTALKVKESFFAERFFALFDSDGSSSISLDELLEALELLIHGSETDKLKFLFQVYDVDGSGSIDPDELRTVLKSCLRESAISLPEEKLDDLTLALFESADKDKSGAITFEELKAELETFPEVMENLTISAANWLKPPDVEEKKRRHTPRYLTRAYWQNNSRKLFFLCVYAGLSLTLFVGAMLQHSHGGAWLMVAKGCGQCLNFNCTFVMVLMLRRCLTWLRTTWLLRVLPLDQNILLHQIVGYNILCYTLVHTTAHVFNFVHLSPSSGFSVWEYLLTTRPGVGWVHGSASLTGLVLQLVICLMVLCSSTFVRRSGHFEVFYLSHLSYVWVWSLLLVHCANFWKWFVVPGLVFVLEKIVGIAVSRMGGLYIVEVILLPSKVTHLVIKRPQFFHFKPGDYVYVNIPVIAKYEWHPFTISSAPEQGDALWLHIRSMGQWTNRLYEYFRRPESEAPGPQRLATSLRNRRQRSAQISAKFGENHRFCNIKCYVDGPYGTPTRQIFASEHAVLIGAGIGITPFASILQSIMYRYRRRKQNCPSCSYSWCENVKTSVWILQVDFIWINRDQKSFEWFVSLLTKLEMDQADEEPEGRFLEMHMYMTSALSKNDMKAIGLQMALDLLAKKEKRDSITGLRTRTQPGRPEWGKVFQKVSEENKGKVHVFYCGSPALAKLIKAQCEHFGFNFYKENF; this is translated from the exons ATGAGTCTGGACGAGGACGCCCGCTGGCTGGAGTGGGTCACCAGGCAGTTCCAGAGCATCGCAGGAGACAACAAGGAAATCGACCTCCAGGAGTTCAAAACGGCTCTGAAGGTCAAAGAA tcGTTCTTCGCCGAGCGGTTCTTCGCTCTGTTCGACTCGGACggctccagctccatcagcCTGGACGAGCTGCTCGAAGCTCTGGAGCTTCTGATCCACGGCAGCGAGACCGACAAGCTCAAGTTCCTGTTCCAGGTGTACGACGTGGACG GCAGCGGCTCCATCGACCCAGATGAGCTCAGAACGGTTTTAAAGTCGTGTCTGCGCGAGAGCGCCATCTCTctgccggaggagaagctggacgACCTGACGCTGGCGCTGTTCGAGTCGGCTGATAAAGACAAGAGCGGCGCCATCACCTTCGAGGAGCTGAAGGCGGAGCTGGAGACTTTTCCAGAGGTGATGGAGAACCTCACCATCag tgctgCTAACTGGTTGAAACCTCCTGACGTGGAAGAGAAGAAGCGGCGTCATACCCCTCGCTACCTGACGAGGGCGTACTGGCAGAACAACAGTCGGAAGCTGTTCTTCCTCTGCGTCTACGCCGGCCTCAGTCTGACGCTGTTCGTCGGCGCCATGCTGCAGCACAGCCACGGGGGGGCGTGGCTGATGGTTGCCAAGGGCTGCGGACAGTGTCTCAACTTCAACTGCACCTTTGTCATG GTGCTGATGCTGCGGCGCTGCCTCACGTGGCTGAGGACCACCTGGCTGCTGAGGGTCCTCCCCCTGGACCAGAACATCCTCCTGCACCAGATCGTGGGTTACAACATCCTGTGCTACACGCTGGTTCACACCACCGCACACGTCTTCAACTTCG tGCACCTGTCTCCGAGCAGTGGCTTCAGCGTGTGGGAGTACCTGCTGACCACGCGGCCGGGGGTGGGCTGGGTGCACGGCTCCGCCTCCCTGACCGGCCTGGTGCTCCAGCTGGTCATCTGCCTCATGGTGCTCTGCTCCAGCACCTTCGTACGCCGCAGCGGACACTTTGAG GTGTTCTACTTGTCTCACCTGTCCTACGTGTGGGTGTGGTCTCTGCTCCTGGTTCATTGTGCAAACTTCTGGAAGTGGTTCGTGGTCCCGGGACTGGTCTTCGTGCTGGAGAAGATCGTGGGAATCGCAGTTTCTCGTATGGGCGGTCTCTACATCGTGGAGGTCATCCTGCTGCCGTCCAAG gtcacTCACCTGGTCATCAAACGTCCTCAGTTCTTTCATTTCAAACCTGGAGATTACGTCTACGTCAACATTCCCGTCATCGCTAAGTACGAGTGGCACCCGTTCACCATCAGCAGCGCCCCGGAGCAGGGGG ACGCTCTTTGGCTGCACATCCGGTCGATGGGTCAGTGGACCAACCGCCTGTACGAGTACTTCCGGCGCCCGGAGAGCGAGGCGCCCGGGCCCCAGCGGCTGGCCACGAGCCTGAGGAACCGCCGGCAGCGCAGCGCCCAG ATTTCTGCCAAGTTCGGTGAAAATCACCGGTTCTGCAACATCAAG tgttatgTAGACGGACCGTATGGGACCCCCACCCGACAGATCTTTGCCTCGGAGCACGCTGTCCTGATCGGCGCCGGCATCGGCATCACGCCCTTCGCTTCCATCCTGCAGAGCATCATGTACCG ATACAGACGCAGGAAACAGAACTGTCCCAGCTGCAGCTACTCGTGGTGTGAAAACGTAAAGACA TCTGTTTGGATCCTGCAGGTCGACTTCATCTGGATCAACAGAGACCAGAAGTCTTTTGAATGGTTCGTTAGTTTACTGACCAAACTGGAGATGGACCAGGCTGACGAGGAGCCGGAAG GACGGTTCCTGGAGATGCACATGTACATGACGTCAGCGCTCAGTAAGAATGACATGAAGGCCATCGGCCTGCAGATGGCGCTGGACCTCCTGGccaagaaggagaagagagactCCATCACTGGGCTGAGGACCAGAACCCAGCCTGGGAGACCTGAGTGGGGGAAG GTGTTTCAGAAAGTGTCCGAGGAGAACAAGGGGAAAGTCCACGTGTTCTACTGCGGCTCGCCGGCGCTCGCCAAACTCATCAAGGCTCAGTGTGAACACTTCGGATTCAACTTCTACAAGGAGAACTtctga